The Candidatus Micropelagos thuwalensis genome has a window encoding:
- a CDS encoding amino acid ABC transporter substrate-binding protein, giving the protein MNFLKWPHIGYPKAGVFLTFLLLPVLAIFTPAKAEGTLDLVKKRNVLICGVTQGLPGFSAPDDKGRWHGLDADFCRAVAVAVLGDAEAIKFVPLSAKVRFTALQSGEIDLLARNTTWTMHRDTALGIQFIGANYYDGQGFIVRKDIGVTRLSELDGASICANAGTTTELNVADYFRSNGMEYDISSFEKSEEAVAAYDAGRCDAYTTDQSGLYAQRQRLIEPDAHIVLNEVISKEPLSPAVRQGDEVWADVVRWVHYAMLNAEEFGVNSQNVNQMKESPNPSIRRLLGVEGSFGESLGLDNDWATRIIRKVGNYGESFNRNLGAGSELKIKRGLNALWTDGGLQFAPPIR; this is encoded by the coding sequence ATGAATTTTTTAAAGTGGCCACATATCGGATATCCGAAAGCAGGCGTGTTTTTAACGTTTTTATTATTGCCTGTATTGGCAATCTTTACACCTGCAAAAGCAGAGGGAACGCTCGATCTCGTCAAAAAACGCAATGTGCTTATATGCGGCGTTACACAAGGGTTGCCTGGGTTTTCTGCGCCTGACGATAAAGGTAGATGGCATGGTCTTGATGCAGATTTTTGTAGAGCTGTGGCTGTTGCGGTTTTAGGGGATGCCGAGGCCATTAAATTCGTTCCCCTTTCTGCAAAAGTGAGATTTACAGCACTGCAATCAGGTGAAATTGATTTGCTGGCACGTAACACGACCTGGACAATGCACCGGGATACAGCGCTGGGAATTCAGTTTATCGGCGCAAATTATTATGACGGGCAAGGTTTTATTGTCCGGAAGGATATTGGCGTTACCAGATTAAGTGAGCTTGATGGTGCATCTATCTGTGCAAATGCCGGAACGACAACAGAGCTAAATGTTGCTGATTATTTCAGAAGTAATGGGATGGAATATGATATTAGCTCGTTTGAAAAATCTGAAGAAGCCGTCGCCGCTTATGATGCTGGGCGTTGTGATGCCTATACGACGGATCAATCGGGTCTTTATGCTCAACGTCAACGTTTAATTGAACCCGATGCGCATATTGTTTTGAATGAAGTGATTTCAAAAGAGCCGTTATCTCCTGCTGTCCGACAGGGGGATGAAGTATGGGCGGATGTTGTGCGCTGGGTGCATTATGCCATGTTGAATGCAGAAGAGTTCGGCGTTAATTCGCAAAATGTTAATCAAATGAAGGAGAGTCCCAATCCGTCAATTCGGCGCTTGCTGGGTGTAGAAGGGTCATTTGGGGAAAGCCTCGGTCTTGATAACGACTGGGCGACACGCATTATCCGTAAAGTAGGTAATTATGGTGAAAGTTTTAACCGCAATCTTGGTGCTGGCTCCGAACTCAAAATTAAACGCGGTTTAAATGCTTTATGGACCGATGGCGGTCTCCAATTTGCTCCACCCATCAGATAG
- a CDS encoding amino acid ABC transporter permease, whose product MKIISSLWSSQNGRNLTVQILMVAAFLGLVWWLVDNTIANLARQNVATGFGFLDNNTGFDINQKLIAYDETSSYQRLLLVGLLNTAIVSVLGIFFATVIGFMVGLARLSDNWLVSKLAFLYVEIFRNLPLLIQILFWYVLLIEILPHPRKSLALWEVFFLNNRGLYLPWFTTLPGGGFLLWAIGLFFGGWFLVAREARKMRELTGRNRAYVRNYFIIGGVCLGGYLSLWGVPFEANLPALRGFNFRGGLSFTPEFVALLIALSLYTASFIAEIVRAGILSVSKGQFEAAKALGLPTSVTMNKVIIPQAMRVIIPPLTSQYLNLAKNSSLAAAIAYPDLVSVFAGTALNQTGQAVEIIFVTMSIYLFLSLFTSFVMNIYNARVALVEK is encoded by the coding sequence ATGAAAATAATCTCTTCATTATGGTCTAGCCAGAATGGTCGTAATCTTACTGTCCAGATACTCATGGTTGCCGCCTTTTTGGGGCTTGTCTGGTGGCTTGTAGACAACACGATTGCCAATCTAGCGCGTCAGAATGTGGCCACAGGTTTTGGCTTTCTTGATAACAATACTGGCTTTGATATCAATCAAAAGCTCATTGCCTATGATGAAACATCCAGCTATCAGCGTCTTTTGCTTGTCGGGCTTTTAAACACAGCGATAGTGTCAGTATTAGGGATTTTTTTCGCCACCGTAATCGGATTTATGGTGGGGCTTGCGCGCTTATCAGATAACTGGTTGGTGTCAAAGCTGGCATTTCTTTATGTTGAGATATTCAGAAACCTGCCTTTATTAATACAAATTCTTTTCTGGTATGTGTTGTTGATTGAAATTCTTCCCCATCCCAGAAAAAGCTTAGCTTTATGGGAAGTCTTTTTTCTCAATAATCGCGGGCTTTATCTCCCTTGGTTCACAACATTACCGGGCGGTGGGTTTTTGCTTTGGGCGATTGGCTTGTTTTTTGGAGGGTGGTTTTTAGTTGCTCGTGAAGCACGAAAAATGCGTGAATTGACTGGGCGGAACAGGGCCTATGTTCGGAATTATTTCATTATTGGTGGGGTGTGTCTTGGCGGGTATCTCAGCTTATGGGGTGTCCCCTTTGAGGCTAACCTCCCTGCATTGAGGGGGTTTAACTTCCGGGGAGGCTTGAGCTTCACGCCCGAATTTGTAGCCTTACTCATCGCGCTTTCCCTTTATACGGCATCTTTTATTGCCGAGATTGTTAGGGCTGGGATTTTATCAGTTTCAAAAGGGCAGTTCGAAGCTGCTAAAGCTTTAGGCCTACCAACTTCTGTGACCATGAATAAGGTCATCATTCCACAAGCCATGCGGGTTATTATTCCGCCACTGACGAGCCAGTATCTAAATCTGGCTAAAAACTCTTCTTTAGCTGCGGCAATTGCTTATCCCGATCTGGTATCAGTTTTTGCCGGAACTGCGTTGAACCAAACCGGTCAGGCAGTTGAGATTATTTTCGTCACGATGAGTATTTATCTCTTCTTAAGCTTGTTCACCTCATTTGTGATGAACATTTACAATGCGCGTGTCGCTTTGGTGGAGAAGTAG